CGTACATGATTTTGTCTGGATTACCATAAAACAAGTTAAGAACTGAAAGGCTTAATAATTGAGCAAATCGCTTTTGTCTTTCACCCATTAAAGCGGTCACTCTACCTCAAAGGGCAGATTTGAATTTGACTGTTTTACCAATTGAATAAACCGTTGCAGTGATGTATGACTCGATTTCGTTCAGTAATTGAACTTTTTTACGAGCGACCACGTTATGTGACACGAAACTCCtatagaaaattatttgaaatgctGCGCGTGCAATTAACCAACTTCCCACGTGATCATTATTATGACGTAAACGGAGATAaaacaatcagaaacaaaaGGAGAAGTTTTCTGGTTTCCATGAGATTTTACAGAAGATGCCTTGTCAAATTTCTTCGGCCAAGAACCGCCCTTTCCCTGTTAAGATTGTTCTTACGTCCATTGAAGAAATCGTGATAAGAGATGTCGTCACATCAATGACTGTGCTGGccttaaaagacaaaattgagtTGCAATGTGGGATTCCACGGTAAGATTGAGTGATTCCTTTCGAAAAATTCCAATTCCAGCGATCAGGAAGTTATGCTTTAAATCATAATTACTGATCAGGTACAGTTACATCGCTCCATTTGTAGAGGAAATCGTTTCAACGTCAATGTACTATTTATGCACTGGGCATTGTTTGtaagttttcaaaattgaacgagccGCAAGCTCAAGTCTGACTCTCGGCTTGAAATCCTGCTTATTTTCAATTAGATGCCACTTCCAAATGTATTAAGAATTCTGGCAAAAAAACTCTGATAGACATTAGACTTTTGAAACTCTCTGCGTAACAAAGCGTTAATGTAAAACAGATAAAAAGTCTTTTGATAAAGGATCCCTTCCGTCTAAAAATTGGGAGCTATTTGACCTTCAAAAGTGAAAGCGTATCCTTTCGTCCCTTGTTTGAACCTGGTACTGAACATTTAATTTTCGCGAGACAAGATGCTGAATGTCAGCGGAAGAGTACAATCGTCTCGTGTCACTGTTTAATTGCTCTTTTCTTCGGCGTATTTTTGTTTctatgtttgtaattttgtttttttgttttaattattttcaaaggcAATTGCAACGCTTAACATATCTTGATGAACTAGACATGGATGACAGAAAAAAACTGTCCTTCTTCCATGTAGTACCAAACTCCATACTTACAGTGAAATGGTGGCCTGAGTGGGCTTCTCTGATTCAAGCCGCTTATCGTGGTGACTTAAAAAGTAAGTCATTTTATCTGACTACGTGGTCATTTATGTGTTAATTGTGGACAATTTCTAGTTTAAATCAAAACCTTCATCGAAAATTTgctgaataaagaaataaaggcAACATTTATATGCTTACTGGCTCATGGTTTATTTGAGCCATGTGGTTTTTCAGCTAATATGCAGACACATAACACGGTTTATATTTTGACCCAAAGCCATAACGAATTCTGtcagaattaaaaatttcagacTGAAACTTCTACAATTCTATGATTTGTGTGGGAGAGAGATCTCAGTTTGGATGGCTGCAATCTCTCGATCTCCTGCTCGTCCTGATCCACATCAAGTTCTTTGTAACATCTACGTTcacttgaaatgaaaagaaaaaatttatgaGATTTATTCGAGGGCTACTATATTGCTTTAGTCTACAACCCTCATTGTGGTGGTAGATGTATGCAGAGCTAAGCGATCGTGACTTTTTCGTGCACTCGCAATAGAACGGCTCGCAAGTAAATATGAATGTTTATTAACTGTTTTGTTCTTAATATGAAATCAGACGTGATGGCGTCGCGAATAAGAGTGATGGAGCATAAAGTTGGTTGGTTTAGAGGGGCGCACTTTAATGAACGTGGCTATGTAGCTCTGTACATTGCCTCCCATCGCGGTCATGAGCGAGTGGTTTCCAGACTAATGAGCTTAGGTATTGATCCATGTCGGAAGATGCCATCTGGGAGATCGTCTATTCACGTTGCCGTCCTCAATAGAAGAATAACATGTGTGAACCTTTTAGTTGGTAAGATAAGCTAACACACTTAGACTAGACGACTGACTGAATTGTCTCAACTAAGGATTTCGACTTTCGGAACCTTAAATTGGGAGAGCTTGGAAGTATCAGTTTGGTCTCAAAGAGCTTCGAACCTCTTATCATTATGATGGACGAAATTCTTAATTTTCGTcgattttcctttgttaaagTTTCTCTTTCATGGTGTTTCTAAGATAACTACGTGGCTTATCCCCTAAGATTCTTAAATTAAGGACACCCGGTCGAAATAGGGGCGTTTGATTGGTTTGGCATAATTAACAACATCACTTCTTTCATCTCTCCAATTCACAGTAATTTGCAATCAATTTATTGTTTAGTGTGTGTCTGTGTATTTCTAATGAGAGTGAAAGCATTAGGTTAATATTTGCTTTAGCTTTCAAGGTATTTTAGCATGCTTTCTTGCTCACTTTTCTTCATTCATTTAGGAAAGGCGAGAGGTAAGGGAGGTGAGGCAGGCTTACGTGAGAACTGTGCAAGGAGGAACACGTTTCTGAACATCGCCGGTCAACTTCAGCGGAGAGATGGCTGGAAATTTCTGGTAATACAGCTCAGGGAGCGCATGGGACGCCGGGAAAAAGATACTTTGAGTAAACGAGATATTCCCCTGCGAGAATTTCAGAAATATGACTCTACATTTTCGACATATTTAACAGGTAAACAAAAGCTCGATTAGGTTATTCGTGTTACTTCGACTGtttattaaaatcattttgtgataATTATCGATGACATACCACTTTAAGTGTCTAAGCTTGTCTTCTCTAGATATTTTAATGAGGGTTAAGTGACCGAAGctcagttttttctttcctttcttagttttgttttggtgctttcttttgttgtcacCGTCACATGAGACATGGATGTCTAGAACAGTAGTTGCACAAGCTGTTTCCTTGAATCTTTTTCCTCCTTAGTTGAAGAAGGGGCTAATTATGTTTTTCACTGACAAAGTCTTTGTATTCTTGCTTATCGACCAATTTAATAAATGAGTTTAGATGGTACTTATTAGCTTCCTCCTACCTCGccttcagtttcttttcatCCACTGATTGGCTGAGCACGCCATTTAGATTGTAGCATATTTAGCACCtgcagtttgtttttttcgcaTTAGCGTTCCTGGCGAAAGTGAGCTTTTCCATCGCAGATTGGTGCCacgaactttttctttgtcctccATATATATGAGCCCTCTTCTGCACACGTATTTCCAGGAATCACTTTTTGTATGTCGCATCCACAAAATGTCGCATAAATGGGTGGTAATACCAATTTAAGCGTACCTTATCTTAATCGatatttatttatacttttatttattaatgtcctaatttatttatttatcttcctATCTGTTGCTTAcatgtatttattaatttttcaatagGGCCTCTTGGCAGGATTTACCTTTGCACAGTTCTCCAGAAGAACCCCCTTCGATGTCGAACTTTCATAAAAccttggaaattttgaacacATTTAGAGTTAAAGATTTTGAATTCTTGCTTTTATTAACCCACCCTATAAATTACGTAAAGTAAACAAATGTACCTACGAGGAACTAACAAGATGAACATACCCaacttttaattgaaattaaaactttcacaTTGAAAGCGGATTGCAAGTTATGTCTCTATAATAAATAGTTATTTTTCACCCAAATTATCTGTCGATCTAATTTCTTGAGTATTTGACTAACCACTTCATCTGAAAAACTGACAAACAGATAAAATGATGAATAGACGAACAGATTGCATAAcgagacagagaaagacaatcTCCTATGCACATGTCCCAACAGATGTGTCTAATAGTGTATTTATTTTCTATGTGAAGTGTTTATTATACCTTTTCCTATTCTCGCTTAGTTAAACCTGGCTTCGGgtcgtccttttttttttttacattacgGTACAGGTGTTGAATTTTGTTTTCGGACTTGCTTGTTGTTATTTCTGGCCAGGTTAAATTTAATCACGCGTGCTCACAATAACAACACGTTAACTAAGAATAGACGATTCGATATTTATCGATCACTGCTGGTCAAAAATTTTCCAGTGCATCAGCTACTCTTTCTCGAGCACCTGCCGCTACATGTATCTTCGGCAATCACCAAACGTCTACCGTCATAATTCTGTATGGGCAGCTTAGAAAGAATTCAAAAGGGTGCATTGCAAGCTTATCTGTGGTCTAAGGTATTACCACTAATTCCAAAATGACATTCACTAGCTCAAAAACTTCCATCGTGAAATTCTACTAATCTCGAATTTCTAAACTATCAAGCAGATCAGAAAAAATGAACGTATGGGAAAAAATAGCTTCACTTGACGAAAATTGAATTACCTTGAAATTCCTCAAAATTCAAGATAATGAAAAGCATCAAGTAAAGTAAAGCAGGCCGCAGGAAGCGGCTAAGGCAAACGAAAAGTGTAGGGGTGGAGGGGGAAAAGCCGATGTTGTCGATTGTTTCTCCCTTCAAATAATCGTGAGTGCTTTGACGCTTCTTTGCCTTATAACAGAACAAAGCAAATACGGGAATTTCTATATTTTTGtctagtttttcattttattttcgtGAAAAAGTAACAACGTTTTCGTTCAGAGTTTTCAAgagaattactttttttttcattttgttcttttctccAAATCCTCCACCGGAGGTGTAATGTTTGTATCTACTCCTTAAGACAGAGCTAGGGTATCTAACAtaaaaagcaaagtttaaagGGATCATGGCGTTAACAGAAAAATAAGAGAGTATCATGATATTCATGTAGAAAAGGGTAATGATGGCTTGGAGGGAGTCATGAGGTTTTATATTAGGAGGGAGAGGACTTCACTAAATTTCGCCGAATTTTGGGCAACGTGTCCACCAAAATTTGCAGATTTTGCAATTGATAAGTCTGCACACAACAAGTCTTTacgcttttcttttcttaaatagaagatcattttcaataaataattacCTCACACGGCTTATGGCTGAATATATACAAAATTCTATGTAACACTCCAGGCATACGATTTGATTATTATTTTGGGTTAATTGCGCACGCGTGGTCGCCATCTTGTCCACTATTTCAGCCACTGATTTGTCCAAATTTACCCATCTGCCATCTCGATTAATTAAAACAATGAACCCTTTCACAATGTATCGTGTcttcctgttcttttttttgcattgatttAATTGTATTTGAAAGGAAGGGAAACTTATTATGGTcaaaaactgatttatttttaaaattcgcaATGAAGAAAGAGGAGTATCGAAGGGAagagaaaaagggtttaacagTAATGGAGAATTGTCAATTGAATCAGTGTTTACAGCTAGCATCGCAGCTGAATAAAATATCTTTACGTTACTATACTGGCTGAACGAATGATATCTAGACTGAGTCATTGACGCGGTAATCAAATGGTACATACCGCGTTCTGATGTTTCAAATGGTAATTTAACCTTACGAAAACTGTCTCCAAATCAAGAGAGAAGATTGCCTCTAAACGTCAAACTGGTAACCACGCTGCACGTTAAAAAACCACAGCGTGCGGTTCAAAAACAATACCCCAAACAGCAAGTACAAGAATTTCATTATTTGCCTGGCTCCTGAAGGGTAAAACAGATCGCTAAGCAGTTAAAAACAAGAGGAATGATCGCTAAGCAGTTAAAAACAAGAGGAATGAGTTCTCGTTGCCTTATAGGAAAGTATGCGCTTGTGTCGAAAGATctgaaatttt
The sequence above is a segment of the Pocillopora verrucosa isolate sample1 chromosome 5, ASM3666991v2, whole genome shotgun sequence genome. Coding sequences within it:
- the LOC131784488 gene encoding ankyrin repeat domain-containing protein 60-like; this encodes MPCQISSAKNRPFPVKIVLTSIEEIVIRDVVTSMTVLALKDKIELQCGIPRQLQRLTYLDELDMDDRKKLSFFHVVPNSILTVKWWPEWASLIQAAYRGDLKNVMASRIRVMEHKVGWFRGAHFNERGYVALYIASHRGHERVVSRLMSLGIDPCRKMPSGRSSIHVAVLNRRITCVNLLVGKARGKGGEAGLRENCARRNTFLNIAGQLQRRDGWKFLVIQLRERMGRREKDTLSKRDIPLREFQKYDSTFSTYLTGPLGRIYLCTVLQKNPLRCRTFIKPWKF